In Leptolyngbya subtilissima AS-A7, the sequence CGTTGCTGATCAAAGCTCTCAATGGTCTTACCCCCGACGAAATCGTCACCCTCACCCCCGACTTCATCAAAGACACTCAGCTCGATGTCAGCCTGACACCGTCGCGGGCCAACGGCTTCTACAACATCTTTAAGACCATGCAGCAAAAGGCTCGAGGACTGCACGATGGGGCGGCACCAGGGGCGCTGCTGAGCTAAACTCAGCCCCGCTCTAACCAGGGCAAACGATCCACAACTCTGGCACTTCGTCAAACTTTGGTAAACTTTGGAATGCGATTCAGCCTCGGTTGAATTCTGCCTGCATTCCTTCTGCCACTGGTTGGGCCTAATTCCATGAGCGAGTACAGTATTTTCACCTCTGAGTCGGTGTCTGAAGGCCATCCCGACAAAATGGCCGACCAGATTTCCGATGCCGTTTTGGATGCCATTCTCAAAGAAGACCTGCATGCCCGAGTAGCGGTTGAAACCTTGGTTAAGACCGGTATGGCCGTCATAGCTGGGGAAGTGCGCACTAACACCTACGTCGATCTAGAAGACATTGTCCGCAATGTAATTCTGGCCATTGGCTACGACAGCTCCGATGTGGGCTTTGACGGGGCCTCCTGCGCGGTGCTCAACGCCATTGGCAAGCAGTCGTCTGACATTGCTATGGGGGTCGATGTGGCCACCGACAAAGATCTGGGCGCAGGCGACCAGGGGTTGATGTTTGGCTACGCCACCAACGAAACCGACACCCTCATGCCCGCCCCAATTTACTACGCCCATCGGCTGGTAGAGCGGCAGGCCTACCTGCGTAAGCACGGCGTGCTGCCCTGGCTGCGCCCCGACGCCAAGAGCCAGATTACCCTGCGCTACGAGCATCTAAAACCGGTGGCGGTGGAAGCGGTGGTGCTCTCGACCCAGCACGACCCCGATATTTCTCAAGCCGACATCCGCGAAGCAGTGATGGAAGAGATCATTAAGCCGGTGCTGCCCAACGGCTGGCTCCACGCCGATACTCAATATCACATCAACCCCACAGGGCAGTTCATCATTGGCGGCCCTGTCGGCGACTGCGGCCTTACCGGGCGCAAAATTATTGTTGATACCTACGGCGGCATGGCTCGCCACGGCGGCGGCGCATTCTCGGGCAAAGATCCCACCAAGGTCGATCGCTCGGCGGCCTATGCTGGGCGCTACGTGGCCAAGAATATTGTGGCGGCAGGTCTGGCCGAGCGCTGCGAAATTCAGGTCTCCTACGCTATCGGCGTGGCTCAGCCCACCTCGATCTCAATCAACACCTTTGGCACGGGCAAGATTTCTGACGGGGCGATCGCAGAGCTGGTGCGCAAACACTTTGACCTGCGCCCCCAGGGCTTAATCGACATGCTCGATCTGCGCCGCCCAATTTACCAGCAGACGGCTGCCTACGGCCACTTTGGTCGCGAGCTGCCCGACTTCACCTGGGAAAAAACCGACAGAGCTGACCTGCTCAAGACCGCTCTTTAGAGCGCGGCTCAAGCGGGTAGAACACAAAGGCGAGGGGCGGTCAGCTGACCGCCCCTCGCCTTTGTAATTGCGTTCCTAAGTTGGTAGGACCTTCTACTGATTGATGACGGTGGTCTGGTGGGGCAGAGCGCGTTCTTCGTCATGGGGCTCGCTCTGGGTGCCGTGGTCGTGGTCTTTCATATCTTCGGTGCGGCGACGGCTCAACAATTCCTTGAGGGGGTCGCGCTTTTCTTCAGACATGTGAATTTGAATGTTGGGCCCCGATCGCGCCAGACGAATCACAATGCCGTCTTCTACAGGGACCTCGGTAATGCGACGACCGTCGAGATAGGTACCGTTGGTACCGATGCTTTTCACCGCCCAGCCATTGTCGGCGCGGTGAATTTCAACGTGGTGGCGGGAGACCACAGCGCTGTATAGAACCACGTTGTTATCGGTCGATCGACCAATGCGAATCACCGATTCTTGATCAAAAGACCAGCTCTGCACTGGAGTTTTGTGGAGAGGATGGAGCAGCGAGAGGGTAATCACATTACTCAATCAAAAACGATCCCTGTAGTGTCTAATCATAGAAGAGTCTGACGAAGCCCAACCCCCATTTTAGGATTCTCAGCCGCTGACGGTCGGCAGGCGCCATTTATCTCCAGGACTGTCGAGCAGCCTGCTTAGATAATAGTTCAGCACCGCAGCAATTCAGAGAGGAGTGAAACCCCTGGTTGAAAGCTTTAGCTAGAGACCATTGCTGCCAAGTCAAGGTCGCCCACCGCTGAGCGATCGAGCAGCCAGCGCAGTTCTCCCTGGGGGCGCACCATCCGGGAGGGATAGGCCTCGTCGTCGCCATCGGGGGCAAATACCTGGGCCAGGGCGGCCTGTTTGTCCGACCCGGCTACTAAAAACATGACCCGATGGCTGTGGTTAATTAGCGGGGCGGTAAAGGTGAGGCGAGGGTCGCTGCCCTTTTGGCCCACGGCAATCAGTCGATCATTTACTTTCAGCGCCTCGGTGTAGGGAAAGAGGGAGGCCGTATGGCCGTCATCGCCCATGCCTAGCAAAATGAGGTCGAAGCGGGGCACCTGATCAGGGCCAAGGCCCTGAAGCCCACCAAAAATTGACTTGACCATCGCCTCGTACTGACGGGCCGACACGGCTGGATCCCCCTCTAGGGTAGGGGCATAGAGAATGTGGTCGGGCGGAATGGGCACCCGGTCGAGCCAGGCGGCCTTGGCCATGCCCCCGTTGCTGTCGGGATGGTCGAGGGGCACGTAGCGCTCGTCGCCCCAAAAAATGTAGAGTTTTTCCCAGGGCAGATCTTGCTCGGCCAGGCCGCTGTAGAGGGGTTTGGGGGTGCTGCCACCAGCCAGGGCCAGGGTGCAGTAGTCGTGGTCGGCTACGGCGCTGTGGATGGCCTCGACCACCAAGGCTAGGGCCCGCTGCACCAGGGCAGGCTTGTCGGACAAGATCTCAAGCTGCGGCGCGGTCATAGGCAGGGGTTACCAAATAGGGGTTCTAGCGGGTCTTGGGGGCTAGATGTTAGAACGTTTTGATTGTTTCTCATCAGCAGACTAACGTAGTTATTACCCCAGCGCCGATGGCTTAAGCTTTAATTTTGAAGCCAGAACTCAATCAGGTGAAGGCCTTGGTTGACAAGCCGCCCAAAACCTTGAAAGCTTACGGTTAGCTCTGTACCCTGCGATCGCATCTTGCCCCATGCAACTGACCCCCCAGGAAAAAGACAAGCTGCTAATTTTTACCGCTGCCCTGGTGGCCGAACGCCGTAAAGACCGCGGGCTGAAGCTCAACCATCCCGAGGCCGTTGCCTACATTTCTGCGGCCATTTTAGAGGGGGCGCGCGATGGGCGCACTGTGGCCGACCTGATGAGCTACGGCACCACTCTGCTCAGCCGAGCCGAGGTCATGGATGGAGTGGCGGAGATGATTCACGATGTGCAGGTGGAGGCTACCTTCCCCGACGGCACCAAGCTAGTTACTGTTCACGAACCCATTCGGTAGGGCAATCCATGGCTGTTTCTGGCTCTAACCCAGGGGATATTGTGCTAGATGCTGAGGCGATCGAGGCTGTGCTAGGAGCACTGGTCACCCAGCTCGATGCCTACGTATTTCCCGAGGTGGCGGAAAAAATTCAGAACGACCTTGAGCAGCGCTTAGAGGCAGGGGGTTACGGCGACTTGACCGGCGGGCAGCAGCTGGCCGATACGCTAACGGCCCAGCTCCAGCAGATGAGCGGCGATCGCAACCTGCGCCTGCACTTCAGCCCCGCCCTCCTGCCCCACCTAGAGCCTGACACAGCGCCTGATGCCGCGGAGATTGAGCGCCAGTACAAAGCCAGTCGTCGCCGCAATTTTGACTTAAACAAAGTTGAGCGCTTGCCCGGCAACGTGGGTTACATCCAGCTATTTAGCTTTGAGCCGCCAGAGTTTGCCGGCGAGACTCTGGCCGCCGCCATGACCCTGGTGGCCCATACCGACGCCCTCATCTTTGACCTGCGCCACAACCAGGGGGGCTCCCCAGCTACAGTGGCGCTGCTGTGCAGCTATCTACTTCCCGCCCATCCACCCGTTCACCTCAACGACCTGTACTGGAGCGAAACCGACGAAACCCACCAGTGGTGGACGGTGCCCTACGTGCCGGGGCAGCGCTACCTCGACAAGCCCGTCTTTGCCCTCACCAGCCCTGAAACCTTCTCAGCGGCGGAGGAGTTTGCCTACAACCTGCAAGTGCTGAAGCGCGGAGCCGTGGTGGGTGAAACCACTCGCGGTGGAGCCAATCCGGGACGCGGCTTTCGCCTACACGACCATTTCTGGGTCTTTATGCCCACGGGTCAGGCAATCAACCCCACCACTGGCAAAAACTGGGATGGTACAGGGGTGATCCCCACCGTCAAGGTGCCGGCGGAGACGGCCCTCGATACGGCTCACCTGATGGCCCTCAACCACCTGCTAGAGGCCGGGCCCGAGGGCGTGGCCCGCCGCGAGCTGGAGGAAACCCTGCCCAGAGTTGAGCGATCGCTTCAGCAAAAGCGCCAAGACTTAATTGCCAACCTAGGAGGCCCGTCATGATTCCCGGAGAACTGCTGCCCGCCGAGGGCGAAATTGAGCTGAACGCGGGCAAAGAGACAGTAACGCTGGCGGTGGCCAATACGGGCGATCGCCCTATCCAGGTCGGCTCCCACTTTCACTTTTTTGAGGTGAATGCGGCGCTGAGCTTCGACCGCGACCAGGCCCGGGGTATGCGGCTCGATATTCCTGCCGGTACTGCTGTGCGCTTTGAGCCGGGCGATGAGCGCGACGTAACTTTGGTGCCGTTGGCTGGGGAGCGACGGGTCTACGGGTTCAATGCCCAGGTCGAAGGGGCACTGTAGTCCCTAATTGTAGGCATTTCCCATGATGAAGATACTCGGGTTATCTCCCCTGCCTCCTTTAGAAAAATGGGGTGAACAATTGTGCTTGTGATGGCGGATGTCGGGGAATTTTCTGCAAGATGACCTGATTGTTGACCTTCCCCATGCCTCACAGCTCTGTTAGGGCTTCAAAGACATGGGGAAGGCGATTTGAGGAAGAATTAACAATCGAGATCAGCGGCGGTAGACAGCCTTAGGAACACATCAGCATTGTGTTCCCGTTACCACGCGGCGTTAGCTGGAGACGCTAATCCAAGCACTGAAATCCCTTTTCTCCCTTCAATTTACCGTCGAAGCTTGCGGTTTCTGTACAACCCGCCTGCCGAGAGACGGCTCCAATCAGGTAATCAGAAAAATCTGCTTTGCCCTGTTTATATCGCTGAAGGGCTTGGTCAAGGGTTGAACGGCTTTCAAACTCAAAGGCAGCGCTGTGGAGCATTGCCTCTAGAATATCGACTACTTCAGTTTTCTGAAAGCGATATTTGGCACCTCTAAGCACCCAAACCAGTTCGCACAAAACGATGTTGGCAATAAAGCAGGGTTGGTTTTGCTGAATGACTTCAGAGGCTTGCTGCCATTGCGGCTCGTGGTCACGGGTAAGGTAGCGCACCAAGATATTGGTATCAAGCCCAATCATTAGCGCCCTCAGAAATGGCAGCATCCATGTCATCTTGGGTAGCAGGGGAGGTGTTAGGCCGATGGAGGACACCTGACAAGGATTCTATGGCAACGGTGAGGGGAAAGATTTTGACCTGACCGCTTTCGTCAATGACGAACTCGACTCGACTGCCGCTGACAAGTTTGAGATGCTGCCGGATTTCGTCAGGCAGAGTGATCTGCCCAGTGTCGGTGACAGTGGTGCTGAACATAGCGAAAAGAGGGGGGTTTACTGCTATTTTAGTGGAGCTTTAGTCAAGCCAGTCGGATGAGCAAGAGCGTTGACGATGCTCATGATGTAGAGGGGCGATTAAGTGAATAATGCTAGTCCCTCACGACTTTGCCTCGGATGCGGCGGTAGATTTTTTCGGCTTCGACCCAGACAAACAGCAAGGTGCTAAAGCCAAAGCAGATTAGCAGTTCGAAGGAACTGAGCAGGTGGGTGCCAAAGAAATTTCGCAGCGGCTCTACGTAGATCAGCATGAGTTGAAGTACGCAGGTGAGAAGCACGGCCCCCAGCACAAAGGGGTTTGACCAGGGCGACATTTCTATAGTGAGGCGACTGCCAGAGCGCACAGCGATCGCGTGGCCCATCTGAGCCAGACAGAGGGTAGTAAACACCATCGTCTTCCAGCGATCGGGGTCGCCGCCCTGCTGAGCGTGCTGATAGGCCCACACCATCATCGACACCGAGATAATGGCAAACACCACGCCGATGCGCAGCATATAGGCGCCTAACCCACGGGCAAAAATGCCCTCTTGGGGGTCGTGGGGCGGCTGCTCCATCACATCGGGTTCGGCTGGTTCTACCGCCAGGGCCAGCGCTGGGAAACCGTCGGTGACCAGGTTCATCCACAAAATCTGCAGCGGGCTTAGGGGCACATCCAAGATCGGCAGCAGCAGCGGCGAGAGGGCAATGGTGAGCAGTTCGCCAATGTTAGAGCCGAGAATGTATTTCACAAACCGGCGAATGTTGGTGTAGACCACCCGACCCTCTTCGGTGGCGGCGACGATGGTGGCAAAGTTGTCGTCGAGCAGCACCATGTCACTGGCCTCTTTGCTCACGTCGGTGCCGGTAATGCCCATAGCAATGCCAATCTCGGCCTGTTTGAGGGCTGGGGCATCGTTGACACCGTCGCCGGTCATAGCGACGATCTGGTGGTCTTTTTGCAGGGCTTTAACAATACGCAGCTTGTGCTCGGGCGACACTCGGGCATAGATGTTCACCTCTTTGACTACGGCCTCTAGCTCGGCCTGGCTCATGGCCTCTAGCTCAGCGCCGCTGAGAGAGCGGGCATCGGCATCGGCAATGCCCAAGTCTTGGGCGATCGCCATGGCGGTCAGCTGGTGGTCGCCAGTAATCATCATGGGGCGAATGCCAGCGGCCCGACAGCGCTGCACCGCCACCCGCACCTCGGGCCGCAGGGCGTCGATCATGCCCACCAGGCCCAGCCACACTAGATCTCGCTCGGCCAGATCGGGGTCGCCCTCATCGGGCACGGTGGTGATGGAGCGATAGGCAAAGCCCAGTACCCGCAACCCTTGGGCAGCCATAGTGGCACTGTCGGCTAGAATGCGCGATCGCGTCTCCTGATCCAGCTCAAACTGCTCTGTTCCCTTCAGGCCGCTGGTGCAGCATTCAAGCAGCATTTCCGGCGATCCCTTGGCCAGCATGAGGTAGGGGGCGTTAGAGAGGTCTTTGGACAGTGCCAGATCGGCGGCGAGGGCATTTACGCCGCTAAACACCACGCTCATGCGCTTGCGCTCTGATGAGAAGGGAAACTCTACGACCCGCTGCAATTCGTGGCCTAGACGGTGGCGATCGAGGCCGCTTTTAGCCGCCATCACCACCAGGGCTCCCTCGGTGGGGTCGCCCATGATCGCCCAATCGCCCCCCTCTTTTTGCAGCACAGAATCGTTGCATAGCAGACCATCTACCAGCAGCAGACCAACGTCAGTTACCTGGCGAGGGTCCAAGGGCTGCCCTTCGCTGACAAACTCACCCTCAGGGGCGTAACCCTCCCCAGTAATTTGCAGCGATTGGGAAAGGGAGCGCACTCGCTGCACCACCATTTTGTTTTGAGTTAGGGTGCCGGTTTTGTCAGAGCAAATCGTGGTAACCGAGCCCAGGGTTTCCACCGCAGGCAGGCGACGAATGAGGGCCTGGCGGCGCACCATGCGCTGGGTGCCAATGGCTAGGGTGACGGTAATCACCGCCGGCAGGCCTTCGGGCACCACCGCCACCGCCATACTCAGAGCCACCTCTAGCAGACGTTCAAAGGCTCCCCAACCGCCAAAAAACACGCCAGCAACCACTACGATTGCCACCAGGGTCAGCGACCCACTAACCAGCACGTTGCCCAACTGGGTCATGCGCTGCTGTAACGGAGTGGGTTCGGTTTCGACCCCTTGCAGCATGGCAGCAATGCGGCCCAGCTCGGTTTTCATGCCAGTGCCGGTCACCAGTACGCGACCTCGGCCCTGCGCGACCTCCGTGCCCTGAAACACCAGGTTCTTGCGATCGGCTAGGCTTGTATCAACCGCTAGGGTGCGAGTGGCCTGTTTGTTGACCCCTTGGGCTTCGCCGGTCAGAGCGGACTCGCGCAGCTGAAGATTGCTAGCCTCTAGCAAGCGACCGTCGGCAGCCACCTGGTCACCGGCTTCGAGCAACATAATGTCGCCGGGCACCAGATCTTGAGAGGGCACCTCTTGCAGACGTCCGTCGCGCTGCACCCGCACGCTGGGCGACGCCATTTGCTTCAGGGCAGCTAGGGCTTTCTCAGCTCGGCTCTCTTGCAGATAGCCCAGCACGCCATTAAGAATAACGATCGCAAAAATCGCGATCGCATCCTTGGGAAATTCTTGATTTCTAAAGGACAGCACCCCCGATACCACCGCCACCGCAATCAGCATCAGCAGCATGATGTTGGTGAACTGGTCGAGCAAGATGCGCCAGGCGGGGCGGCCGCCGACTTCTTCTAGCTCGTTGGGGCCGTACTGGCTGCGGCGATCGAGCACAGCTTGAGCCGTGAGGCCGATGTTGTCATTGCTGTCTAACTGACTGAGGGCCTCCTCAATGCCAACCGAATGCCAGGCGGTCGTAGAATTTGGAGAGGAGTCATTCATGCAACGCTACCAGCTACCGTTGGATCTATGGCTCTAAATCTATGGCTCTAATGGTATAGCCTTGGCCGGAGCTACGAAACTGAGCACAAAGATTAATCTTTGGAGCGATTTTGGCACATGACGTTGGGGTTAATCACGGGCCAATGCAACCTGTTCACATTAATCTGAGGAGAGTTCTAAGGAGATCGCTGCTGCTGCTGCTGCCTCTGCTGCTGAGCGGCTGCCTGCGCTACGACCTCACCCTGCGCTTTGACCACCAGAGCCACGGTCAGATTTCGCAGACGATTGATCTAAGCGATCGCGGTGCAGCCTTAGCCCAGCCCACCCTCGAACCCTGGCTAGATGATCTGAAGGTGCGATCGCGCCCCCTCGGCGGCCAGCTCAGCCAAAACTCGCAGACCGTTACCCTCACTGTGCCTTTTGGTACCGCTGCCGACCTGGGCGATCGCTTTCAGCAGCTCTTTGCTAGTGCCGCCGACCCAGATATTGAATCCATCCCTGCCGAAGAACCGTCCCCCCCAGACCGTCCCACCTACCTACAACTGCCCGGCTGGGAGCCTGTCCCTTTTACCCTAGCCATCGACCAAACCAACTGGCTGCTGGCCAGCCGCACCCACCTCACCTACACCCTCGACCTAAGCCAGCTACCCCCCAACCAGGATGATTCGGCTGATTTGGCCCCTTGGGCTGACCTGCACTTTCGGCTGCAAGTGCTCTGGGGCCTATCCCAACTGGCTCCTACTGCCACCCCTCCTACCCAGCAAGACGCCACCGGAGCCACTTGGCAGCTTGAGCCAGGCCAGATCAACTCCATTGATGCCACCTTTTGGCTGCCCAACGCGATCGCCCTCGGCACCCTCGGCATAACAGCCCTAGTGCTCGCTGGCTATGGCCTCCGCTACCGCATCTTCAAGCCCAAGTTCCCCGCCTCCTAAGCAAGCCCTCACCCTTTTCCCTTCGACTTATAAAGCCGCTACGTCAACAGAACCTAAACTCCCTCACCTTCCCCATCTTCCTCATCTCTTGACTTTACTCGCCTCTCATTTCCTAAAAACCTTTACCCAAAAACAGAGCTTGCCTGGTTAAATAGACCTAGCGATTTTGACTAGCGATGGGAGGCCCAGAGCCATGAGGCAGATAAATTTCGTCGTTATCTTTGTGATTGCCCTAGCCCTGGTGCTATTTGGCATTGAGAACACTGAGCGGGTACTAATTCACATTGCCCCTGGCCTGGATGTAGAAGCCCCGCTGTGCGTCGAGCTAATTATGGCCATGGGCATCGGCGCGGTGTTTGCCTGGGTGTTTAGCGTTTGGGCGCAGGTGCAGGGCTACATGTCCTTCGGCAAGCAGGTGCAGCAGCGCGAAATTCGCATTCAGGAACTGGAGCAGGATGTGCAGCGCTACCAGGTCAAGCTCGAAGAACAGAGCCTGCTGCTGCCCGCTGCTCAAGTCGAAGATGGGGAAGCGGTCGCTTAGGTACGGCTAGCGGAACCGGAGGTGCGAGCCAGATTGCATTGACCTCAGTTGTTATGATTTAGCTGATGTTGCGCTAGAGAAAGCGTCATGATGTCTGGCGACGATGACCCTACTCAGACTACTCAGCGCTCATCACTCAGGTGGGCCTCGCGGTTTGCTGGGGGTGCTGCCCTAGGCGCTGTGCTAGTTGCACTGCCGCTCTCCTACGGCTCTCCATTCAGCTTTGATCCAATGCAGATCGCCAAGGCCGGTTTCGTGATCCTCGGGTGTGGGGCAACGGCGATGATCTGGGGACAAGCGCTAATCAATGCGGTGATGGAGTCGTTAGGTAAAACGGGCCTTTGAGCTATCATGGGCCGATAGCCGCGTCATGGCGGCTTAGACAGCGGGGGCTGTCTAGCGATCTCTAAGCTTTTGCACCGCCCGATCTATGTCATCGTCCCTGGCTCAAACTGCGATCGCATTTCTCATCGACCTGGCCGATCAGGGCGAAATCGACCCGTGGGATGTCAAGGTGATCGACGTGATCGATCGCTTTTTGTCGCTGCTCAAGAGCCAGGCCGAAGCCTTGGCCAGCCAAGGCCGCACCCCCTACGAAGCCAATCTATCTGAGTCGGGTCAAGGGTTTCTCTACGCCTCCATGCTGGTGCTGCTCAAGGCCGACACCATGGTGCGAGCCGAAGCCGAAGCCGAGGCCGAAGCCAACCCCGAAGAGGTCTGGGAAGAGGAAATTCCTGACCTCATACCCCTACCCCGCAACCTGGAGCGGCACCTGCACCGCCGCGCCGTCGCCCCCATTCCTCAGCGGCGGCAGGTCACGCTCCACGAGCTAATTCAGCAACTCGAGACCATGGCCACGGTGATGGCCGACCACACCCCGCGCCTGCGAGCGCGACGCGCTCGACCCCAGCCCCAGCGCCAGGCAGTACGGGCGATCGCTCAGCTAGCCCACCAGGAAAACCTCTCTGAAATTGCCGCTGCCCTAGAAGCCTTTCTCGATCAGTACTGGGACGAGCTAGGCGAAGACACCCTGTGGATCGACTTTGAACTGCTGCTGGAGCACTGGCCCCAGTTTAAGCCCGCCGATCTCGAAGACGCCCACGACTTTGACACGCCCCACGCCGCCGCCGTCCACGAAAAGGTGGGCGTGTTTTGGGGGCTGCTGTTTCTCTCAGCCCAGTCGAAGGTAGAGCTGGGTCAAAATCAGTTCTACGGCGATTTACGGGTCAGAAATCTTAATCGCGCCCCTCTTACCGCAGCAGAGGCCGAACTGCCGGCCTTTATTCTGCCTGACTAAGACGAAGAAGCAGTGACGAAGATCACCGTTTCTAAGAATGCCGGGCTATTTTAAAGGAAAGTGTAAGAACTCGTTGAAGGTTAATGGGTTACCAGTGCTCTGGTTTGGGGCGCTGTTAGCATGACCAAGTGCAATTGCCCTAGGTTGACGTTATTTCGAGCTTTTTCTAGGTAAACGGCTATAGCCCTAACTAGAAAAACTGCTCTACAGATCATACCCCCATAAATTTTAAGGATCCTATTCATATGAAAGCCATGATCTTGGCTGCCGGTAAAGGCACCCGTGTACGGCCCATCACCTACACTATTCCCAAGCCCATGATTCCGATCATGCAGAAACCGGTGATGGAGTTCTTGCTCGAACTGCTGCGCCAGCACGGGTTTGACCAGATTATGGTGAACGTTAGTCACCTAGCCAACGAAATTGAGGGCTACTTTCGCGACGGACAGCGCTTTGGGGTTGAGCTGGCCTACTCCTTTGAGGGCCGCATCGAAGAAAATGGCGAACTGGTGGGCGACGCCATCGGTTCCGCCGGAGGGATGCGCAAGATTCAAGACTTTTCGCCCTTCTTTGACGACACCTTTGTGGTGCTCTGCGGCGATGCGTTGATCAACCTCGACCTCACTGAGGCCGTGCGTCGCCACCGCGAGAAGGGTTCCATCGCCACCATTATTACCAAGACCGTGCCCCTCAAGCAGGTGCCCAGCTATGGGGTCGTGGTCACCGATGCCGAAGGGCGGGTCAAGTCATTCCAGGAAAAACCCTCCGTCGAAGAGGCGCTCAGCACCGAGATCAACACCGGCATCTATATCTTTGAGCCTGAGGTGTTTGACTACATTCCCTCGGGCGTGTCGTTTGATATTGGCGGCGACCTGCTGCCTAAGCTGGTGGCCAACAACGCCCCCTTCTACGGCATTCCCATGGAGTTTGAGTGGGTCGACATCGGTAAAGTACCCGACTACTGGCGCGCAATTCAAGACGTGCTCACCGGCGTGGTCAATCTGGTGGATATCCCCGGTCAGGAGATTCGCCCCGGCGTCCATGTGGGTCTCAACGTGAAGGCCAACTGGGACAAAGTCAATATCGAAGGGCCGGTCTACATCGGCGGCATGACCCACATCGAAGACGGAGCCACCATCATCGGCCCCAGC encodes:
- a CDS encoding PIN domain-containing protein — protein: MIGLDTNILVRYLTRDHEPQWQQASEVIQQNQPCFIANIVLCELVWVLRGAKYRFQKTEVVDILEAMLHSAAFEFESRSTLDQALQRYKQGKADFSDYLIGAVSRQAGCTETASFDGKLKGEKGFQCLD
- the metK gene encoding methionine adenosyltransferase; protein product: MSEYSIFTSESVSEGHPDKMADQISDAVLDAILKEDLHARVAVETLVKTGMAVIAGEVRTNTYVDLEDIVRNVILAIGYDSSDVGFDGASCAVLNAIGKQSSDIAMGVDVATDKDLGAGDQGLMFGYATNETDTLMPAPIYYAHRLVERQAYLRKHGVLPWLRPDAKSQITLRYEHLKPVAVEAVVLSTQHDPDISQADIREAVMEEIIKPVLPNGWLHADTQYHINPTGQFIIGGPVGDCGLTGRKIIVDTYGGMARHGGGAFSGKDPTKVDRSAAYAGRYVAKNIVAAGLAERCEIQVSYAIGVAQPTSISINTFGTGKISDGAIAELVRKHFDLRPQGLIDMLDLRRPIYQQTAAYGHFGRELPDFTWEKTDRADLLKTAL
- a CDS encoding FHA domain-containing protein, yielding MITLSLLHPLHKTPVQSWSFDQESVIRIGRSTDNNVVLYSAVVSRHHVEIHRADNGWAVKSIGTNGTYLDGRRITEVPVEDGIVIRLARSGPNIQIHMSEEKRDPLKELLSRRRTEDMKDHDHGTQSEPHDEERALPHQTTVINQ
- the pgl gene encoding 6-phosphogluconolactonase; this translates as MTAPQLEILSDKPALVQRALALVVEAIHSAVADHDYCTLALAGGSTPKPLYSGLAEQDLPWEKLYIFWGDERYVPLDHPDSNGGMAKAAWLDRVPIPPDHILYAPTLEGDPAVSARQYEAMVKSIFGGLQGLGPDQVPRFDLILLGMGDDGHTASLFPYTEALKVNDRLIAVGQKGSDPRLTFTAPLINHSHRVMFLVAGSDKQAALAQVFAPDGDDEAYPSRMVRPQGELRWLLDRSAVGDLDLAAMVSS
- a CDS encoding urease subunit beta, which produces MIPGELLPAEGEIELNAGKETVTLAVANTGDRPIQVGSHFHFFEVNAALSFDRDQARGMRLDIPAGTAVRFEPGDERDVTLVPLAGERRVYGFNAQVEGAL
- a CDS encoding cation-translocating P-type ATPase — encoded protein: MNDSSPNSTTAWHSVGIEEALSQLDSNDNIGLTAQAVLDRRSQYGPNELEEVGGRPAWRILLDQFTNIMLLMLIAVAVVSGVLSFRNQEFPKDAIAIFAIVILNGVLGYLQESRAEKALAALKQMASPSVRVQRDGRLQEVPSQDLVPGDIMLLEAGDQVAADGRLLEASNLQLRESALTGEAQGVNKQATRTLAVDTSLADRKNLVFQGTEVAQGRGRVLVTGTGMKTELGRIAAMLQGVETEPTPLQQRMTQLGNVLVSGSLTLVAIVVVAGVFFGGWGAFERLLEVALSMAVAVVPEGLPAVITVTLAIGTQRMVRRQALIRRLPAVETLGSVTTICSDKTGTLTQNKMVVQRVRSLSQSLQITGEGYAPEGEFVSEGQPLDPRQVTDVGLLLVDGLLCNDSVLQKEGGDWAIMGDPTEGALVVMAAKSGLDRHRLGHELQRVVEFPFSSERKRMSVVFSGVNALAADLALSKDLSNAPYLMLAKGSPEMLLECCTSGLKGTEQFELDQETRSRILADSATMAAQGLRVLGFAYRSITTVPDEGDPDLAERDLVWLGLVGMIDALRPEVRVAVQRCRAAGIRPMMITGDHQLTAMAIAQDLGIADADARSLSGAELEAMSQAELEAVVKEVNIYARVSPEHKLRIVKALQKDHQIVAMTGDGVNDAPALKQAEIGIAMGITGTDVSKEASDMVLLDDNFATIVAATEEGRVVYTNIRRFVKYILGSNIGELLTIALSPLLLPILDVPLSPLQILWMNLVTDGFPALALAVEPAEPDVMEQPPHDPQEGIFARGLGAYMLRIGVVFAIISVSMMVWAYQHAQQGGDPDRWKTMVFTTLCLAQMGHAIAVRSGSRLTIEMSPWSNPFVLGAVLLTCVLQLMLIYVEPLRNFFGTHLLSSFELLICFGFSTLLFVWVEAEKIYRRIRGKVVRD
- a CDS encoding DUF3153 domain-containing protein, translated to MQPVHINLRRVLRRSLLLLLPLLLSGCLRYDLTLRFDHQSHGQISQTIDLSDRGAALAQPTLEPWLDDLKVRSRPLGGQLSQNSQTVTLTVPFGTAADLGDRFQQLFASAADPDIESIPAEEPSPPDRPTYLQLPGWEPVPFTLAIDQTNWLLASRTHLTYTLDLSQLPPNQDDSADLAPWADLHFRLQVLWGLSQLAPTATPPTQQDATGATWQLEPGQINSIDATFWLPNAIALGTLGITALVLAGYGLRYRIFKPKFPAS
- a CDS encoding AbrB/MazE/SpoVT family DNA-binding domain-containing protein, with translation MFSTTVTDTGQITLPDEIRQHLKLVSGSRVEFVIDESGQVKIFPLTVAIESLSGVLHRPNTSPATQDDMDAAISEGANDWA
- a CDS encoding urease subunit gamma, with the protein product MQLTPQEKDKLLIFTAALVAERRKDRGLKLNHPEAVAYISAAILEGARDGRTVADLMSYGTTLLSRAEVMDGVAEMIHDVQVEATFPDGTKLVTVHEPIR
- a CDS encoding S41 family peptidase — translated: MAVSGSNPGDIVLDAEAIEAVLGALVTQLDAYVFPEVAEKIQNDLEQRLEAGGYGDLTGGQQLADTLTAQLQQMSGDRNLRLHFSPALLPHLEPDTAPDAAEIERQYKASRRRNFDLNKVERLPGNVGYIQLFSFEPPEFAGETLAAAMTLVAHTDALIFDLRHNQGGSPATVALLCSYLLPAHPPVHLNDLYWSETDETHQWWTVPYVPGQRYLDKPVFALTSPETFSAAEEFAYNLQVLKRGAVVGETTRGGANPGRGFRLHDHFWVFMPTGQAINPTTGKNWDGTGVIPTVKVPAETALDTAHLMALNHLLEAGPEGVARRELEETLPRVERSLQQKRQDLIANLGGPS